The Chaetodon auriga isolate fChaAug3 chromosome 4, fChaAug3.hap1, whole genome shotgun sequence region TTGATCACAGTACAAGTTAGCCTGAGAATCCCAGTTTCACCGGCGCGTGTTCATGTGAGATCTTACTCTAAAACGCTGCTTCGGGGTGAGGAAGCCAGGAGACATGGAGTCGTGCTCgtagagctgcagcagcacgttTTTCAGCCAATCCCTCATTCGAAGAGGGAACTGGATCAGCTCGGTGTCCACGCACGCAGGTATCACTGCGAGGGAAGAGCAGAGCCAAATAAACGTCCTGCACCAGACTTCAGCTAAAATTTGGCTCTTTAAACCAGGATCTCTGTACGGCGGTTAACTCACGCTTGCAGGCTCCGGTGTAGTCCAGATGCAGCCTGTGTCCTCGCTTCGTGCCCTCCAGGTTACATTTAGTGGCAAAGAGTTCACATGATGTGTCGTACGTTTTGTTGTCCGTCCCACAAACCTACACGACGACAACAATCGATCAAACAGTCAAAGGCGACGCAGCAGCCGCTGAAACCTTTCCGGTTTAGCTTTGAGCGGATCATCGGGACTTACGTGATCGAAGTCGTTCACGCTGGCGGGACACTCTGACGGCTCTTGACACACACAGCTCGGCTTATTGTCGGCATCGAGTTTACACGTCTTTCCACGTTTGCAGGGAAAGTTGTCACATGGATCTAGAAGGAAAGAGAAGCACtgtgatgacctttgacctctacTCCATCAGAATCTTAAATAAAGAATCATCTTCAGGgctgctttggttttgttttacaGCTCAGTAACTGGAAACCAGTGAGCTGTAACCTCCGCCTGCATTCCTCTGCCATTTGAGTTTGTACAGTGATTAAATTCAACTTGATCTCCATCATTCACTCCTTAAGCCCTCAGAGCTGTGTTTTGGTAGCGACCGTGAAGCACAGCAGCACTATTCATGCAGAAGTTTCAGCAGAATGATCCCGTCAGCAGATTCCTCTGTGACCTTGTTGGCATAGCGCATTAGTCAGTTTGGTGACCAACCAGCAGGGGCTTCTGGGTGATGGACGCCTGCACCGTGAGAGGACCTGGAGCTGGGGTAGAGATCCACTGTGGCTCTGATCTGCACTGGATTCATTCCTACTAAAGGACCCTGGAAAAGCACACAGGAAGCATGAAAAGGAAGTTATTGACACATAACACACAGGACACCTGTTCAGGGCCATCAGGCTGCACGTCACACTCATGAAAACCTGCAATAACAGATGTGTggccactggggggcagcagaaacacaccgTAAACACTGACGCGCTACCTTTTGTTGATATGGCTAACTTTTTTGCTTCAGTTGCCACTTctagctgtttttggtctccaccagcttcaGAGGTAATAGCCAAAAACACTGGTGTGAGAGTGAAGCAGACAGCAGCGGAGCGTGAAACCCAAAGCATGAGCAGactcctgctgcctgcagcagaaaatcagatgatgatgaaagagCAGACTAATGCCCGACTCCTTTATTGATACAACAATAGCTTGTTTTGCTGCCGTCTGTTAGCTGTAGCATTGAAATGTATCTGCTGTTACCACCAGTGACCACAGGTGtcgccaaatcaaccaggactgaaatcttccagAGTGCCTCTTAATTAATGATCATAGCCACTTTAATGGAATAAATGAGCAGGTTTTGGTGTTTTACCCATTTTCcggccctcctcctctttgctttgtgGACTGTGTTGTCAGTGCTGCTGCCTTCAGACTCCTGAGGGTCCTGCTGGCTCTGCTCCTGTCCGGACATCGTGTCCTCGCTCTGTGGAGAGTGCTTCCTTGCCCTCtggttcttcttctgtttccttgTCTTGCCCTTGGAGTGACTTCCACTGTCGTTCTtactcttctcttcctcctttggCGGCACTCGGGACCCTGACTCAAACTCTGCTCTTGGTTCTTGGGGGTCCACATTTGCTTCGGGTTCTTTCTTATCGACGTTCATCTGTTTGGATTTGGCGTCTGAATCTTTGTCCTTGTCGCGATCAGACACGTCCTCGCTGTCCATTGCCTCGGTGTTTTGTACGTCTTGTTCGTAGTCGTCTGGGATGGCGGGCAGTCCTTCCTCACTGGCTTCCTTCTCTTTAGCGTCTGTCTTTGAAGCGGGCCGGGTGTCGTCAGCGTGGAGCTTCTTTTCAGTGGAAACCAGCTGCAGAGGCTGTAAGAGGCCGCTATCAGCAGCATAATCGAGATCCACTGGGATCTCTGACTCTGTGCTGCCGTCTGGTTCCTCCATCAGCGCCctttgctcctctctgtctgctgcttcttcaccagacttttcctccttttcctcaggTGACATCTTTTCCACCTCTACCTCGTCCTCTTTCTCCAGCCTTTCCACACTCTCCTCCTtcgcttcctcttcctctgctgtcacctcTTTAGCATCTTCCTCCATTTCGAGTTTGTCGTCCAGCATCTTCTCCGCCTCAGCTTTGTCATCCTCCACCTTGCCTTTGTCCtgttccttttcctcttcttcttcctccagcactctttcttctgcttcctgctcctcctctgcttctttcttcaGGAGGTCTACCAGTTCCTCCTCACTCAGCAGGACTGCAGTGCTTTTGCCGCTCCTGTCAGTCACCTCAAACTCTCCCTCGTCCTTGTTAGCGTTGGCGTTGTCTTCAGAGCTCAGCTCCTCGTCTTCCTGCTCGTGGCTGCTGGCCTCAAACGGCACTAAGGTGGGTAAGATTTGCGGCTTGTTGGCCTCCTCTGTGATAACGTCCtgagtgaggagaaaaggaaaatgtgaacgtgacatgaaacatgaaatcatcttcatcttcaagcacattttcaaaaatctATTTACCTTTTCTTTGGCTGCATGTGAGGTCTTATGCAATCCATGATGTTTTCCATGAGGTTTGCTTtttacctaaaaaaaaaaaaccagggATAATTGATAATGAGCATCCAGTCAGTTAATGCCAAAACTGCACTAAAGCAGTATCACGGCTTCTGTTTGGCAGCTGTTTCACGGCTCAAAATTCAGTCAAATGAAGAGAAATATTCACAGCGTTGCTACTCACAGACAGGGCAAGTGTGGCTGCCAGTACGTACAGGAATACCAAGCAGGCCCTCATATCTGAAACAGTGAGATGAAaagctcagacagagacagaaagtctCATCACatgctcatttacattttactgcagaaacCTTCTGACTTCTGACCACAGCGAGGCCGTGAGCTGCATCTGTATGCTGCCAACGCTCCACGGCGAGCAGGGCTGCAGCGCTGGCCTCCGCCGGTGTCATGGATACAGGCCGCCGAGGTGCGCCTCTCTCTCAGGAGTCACATTCAGAGCTAAAGCAAACATCAGAAGCTACCAGACTGGAAAAAAGTGGACTGAGTCCACAAACCTTTTGTCTCTCTGGACGGAAACAAAGCAGACAGTGCTGGGCCTGTCCAGGGAACAATAGGTCCCGGATCGGAGCAGTGAAGCCCAGATAGGTGTCGACTGGGAGCGTGAAAATCCACTGAGGGAGATTAAGCACACATTTCATCTCTTTACGGTATCAAAGCAGCTTTACACACGACGAAGGTTGGCTTCATCTTTAATGTAACACCTGGATTGTTGGCAGTCACAAATGCAGCTTTCACAGTGTTCAACACAAATGATTTGATCTCTATGAGGAGAGTTTACGActataaaacacactgaaacgggATAGATCAGATCACAGCCGTCAGTGAGAAACACAGAAGAGTGTATTAATACATCATAGTACACACAGTGTAGTAGTATTCACGGTTTCCTGATATGTACAAAAATCATTAAGGCGTAAAGTAAAGTTTTACTGCAGTACAAACAAGCAGCTGAATACAAGTTCAACTGCAAAGgaatcagtgatgtcacacacGTTTCTGTTTGATCAAGAACTAAAAACTcttcaaaaccacagaaaaagtCTCAGAATTCAGATGTTACCTGAGGCCGGCGACGGCGAGAGGAACGagaatccaaacacacaccagaacGAGCCTGTGCTGAACCCGTGAGGAAGATGTCCTTTTGTATTCAGACGGCGCTCAcgctgtccacacacacacacacacacacacacagggagggtCTCTGGGCTGATGCGGGGGGGCACAGATCCTGTTCTGAACTTCTGTAACATGAATCCTCTGGTCGTGAATCTTATTGATGcttgtttttaacttttcctGACAGT contains the following coding sequences:
- the sparcl1 gene encoding SPARC-like protein 1 translates to MRACLVFLYVLAATLALSVKSKPHGKHHGLHKTSHAAKEKDVITEEANKPQILPTLVPFEASSHEQEDEELSSEDNANANKDEGEFEVTDRSGKSTAVLLSEEELVDLLKKEAEEEQEAEERVLEEEEEEKEQDKGKVEDDKAEAEKMLDDKLEMEEDAKEVTAEEEEAKEESVERLEKEDEVEVEKMSPEEKEEKSGEEAADREEQRALMEEPDGSTESEIPVDLDYAADSGLLQPLQLVSTEKKLHADDTRPASKTDAKEKEASEEGLPAIPDDYEQDVQNTEAMDSEDVSDRDKDKDSDAKSKQMNVDKKEPEANVDPQEPRAEFESGSRVPPKEEEKSKNDSGSHSKGKTRKQKKNQRARKHSPQSEDTMSGQEQSQQDPQESEGSSTDNTVHKAKRRRAGKWGPLVGMNPVQIRATVDLYPSSRSSHGAGVHHPEAPADPCDNFPCKRGKTCKLDADNKPSCVCQEPSECPASVNDFDHVCGTDNKTYDTSCELFATKCNLEGTKRGHRLHLDYTGACKLIPACVDTELIQFPLRMRDWLKNVLLQLYEHDSMSPGFLTPKQRFRVKKIFESERRLHAGDHSVELLAQDFEKNYNMYIYPVHWQFAQLDQHPSDRFLSHSELAPLRVPLVPMEHCTSRFFQECDADKDKQVSFKEWTSCFGIKNEDMDVNQLF